In Nocardioides sp. W7, the genomic stretch CCACGTTCTGTAGCGATCGATACGTTATGCTCGCCGACATGGCCGGCCGACCGCGGAGCTTCGATCGCGATGCCGCGCTCGGAGCAGCTCTCGAACAGTTCTGGCGCGCGGGTTACGAGGAGACCTCCGTCGCGATGCTGACCTCGGCCATGGGTGTGACACCCCCCAGCCTCTACGCGGCGTTCGGCGACAAGCGTCGCCTCTTCGAGGAGGCCTCAGCGGTGTACTTCCAGCGCACGTGCGAGGCGGTCGACCGTGCTGCGGCGCTGCCGAACGCGCGCGAGGCCATCGCTCAGGTGTTCGACGACACCGCACACGCCCACACCGACCCGGCAACGCCTGCCGGGTGCCTCCTGCTGACCGAGCCGCGGCTCGAAACGCAGCGCGAGGTCCTTCGCCGGCGACTCAAGGACCGGCTCGACCAAGGGGTCCGGGACCATGATCTCGCAGCCACGACGAACACCGACCACCTCGCCTCGTTCCTCGTGGCCGTCCTGCGCGGTATGTCCGGCTGTGCCCGCGACGGCGGCAGCACCGACGACCTCCTGGGCATCGCAGAGACTGCGATGGCGGCCTTGCCCGCGCCGGCACACGATCGCCTGGCGGGCAGTTCCTGAGACGAGCGCGTCAGGCCCAAGGGAGCGAGCGGCCCGGTCTTCAGCGGCTCCTCCATGTCCTGTGCGAACTCCGGAGGCGTCGATGGGCCACGTCGCTGCCGTACTCGAGGCCATCGCGGCTGACCTGCTGGGCTACTTCTATCGACGCACCGACCTGAGGACGCCGCCGACCTCCTGGCGGAGAGGGCGTTGGTGGTCTGGCGCAAGGCTCGCACTCTTCCGGGCGACGACACCGCGGCTCGCATGTGGATGTTCGGCATCGCGCGACGGGTGCTTTCGACGTATCGACGTACGGTTCGCCGGCACAGTGCCCTGCGGGACAAGCTCCGCGCGGAATTGGCGGCACGGCCAAACAGGTCCGCCAACGCGCAGGACTCCGAGCTCCACACCGTCCTGGGGATTCTCGACCAGCTCGATCAGGAGATCATTCGCCTCACCTACTGGGACGGCTTCACCCAGAAGGAAGCCGCTCAGATCCTCGGACTCCCGGAGGGGACCGTCCGAAGCCGGCACCACCGTGCCCGAATCGCCCTGCGCCACGCGGTCGGCGCGGCGCCCGATATCTCGATGCCGCGATAGCCGGTGCGGCTCTAGCAGTCCTCTATTCGGCGGTTGGCTGCCTATGGGGCGTTTCGCCTGAGTACTCTCCCGGGCTCACTTTCTCCCTTGGTGGACTTCAGTCCCGATATTGACAAGCCGTCCGATGTTCGGATCTGCCGTCCTCGCGGCAGGGCTGGATAGGCGGCTACGAGAAGGTAGCGCTCGCGCTCGTGGCCGGTCCGCCGCCTGTCGTGTCGACGGCACGTGAAAACTGACCCCCGAACGGCAACTGAAAACTGACCCCCTCCGAGACCCTGTCCTCATCTCGAGGCAGGGGGATGCGGAGTGTTGTCAGTGGAGGACTGGGCTGAGATCCGCCGGTTGCACCGTGCGGAGGGAGTGCCGATCAAGGTGATCGCCAGGTCGATGGGGATCTCGAAGAACACGGTGCGGAAGGCGCTGCGCGACGTCGGTGCCCCGCGTTACGAGCGGCCGGCGCGGGGATCGTTGGTCGATGAGGTCGAGCCGCGGATTCGTGAGTTGTTGCGGGTCACGCCCACGATGCCGGCAACGGTCGTTGCTGAGCGGATCGGGTGGGTGCATTCGATCCGGACGCTGCGCACCCGGGTGAGCGAGCTACGGCCGGTGTACCTGCCGCCGGACCCGTCCTCGCGCACGATCTATGAGGCTGGTGGGTTGGCGCAGTTCGACTTCTGGTTCCCCGACATCGAGTTGCCGGTGGGCTTCGGCCAGAGGCGGACCGCGAAGCGGTTGCCGGTGATGACGATGGTGTCGGGCTACTCGCACTGGACCAGCGCGGTGCTGATCCCGCGCCGAGAGAGCGAGGACCTGTTTCCCGGCTGGTGGCACCTGATCCAGCAGTTGGGCGCGGTCCCGAAGCTGCTGGTGTGGGACGGCGAGGGTGCCATCGGGCGGTGGCGCCCCAAGGAGTCCGCGCTCACCACCGAGTGCCAGGCATTCCGCGGCGTGCTCGGCACCAAGGTCTACGTGTGCAAGCCAGCCGACCCTGAGGCCAAGGGCATGCTCGAGCGGTTCCACGACTACCTGGAGCGCTCGTTCCTGCCCGGCCGGGAGTTCACCGGCCCTGAGGACTTCAACACCCAGCTGGCCGGGTTCGTCGTGAAGGCCAACGCCCGGAAGATGCGGGTCCTGGGATGCGCACCGAACGATCGGATCGCCGCCGACCGGGCCGCGATGATGCCGCTGCCACCAGTGCCGCCCGAGGTCGGGTGGCGCAAGTCGATGCGGCTGCCACGCGATCACTACATCCGCCTCGATTCCAACGACTACTCCGTGCACCCCGCCGTGGTCGGGCGCCGGATTGAGGTCCACGCCGACCTGGCCCGGGTGTGGGTGACGTGTGAGGGCGCGATCGTCGCCGACCACGCCCGGGTATGGGCCCAGCACCAGACGATCAGCGACTTCGAGCACACCGTGGCCGCGAAGCTCCTGCGGCAAGGACGCGGCGACCTGCTCCGCCCGGTCGCCGATGCGGTGACCGGCGAGGAGGTCGAGATCCGATCGCTCGGCGTCTACGACCAGGTCCTCGGGCTCGTCGATCCCCTGTCCGACGGCCTGGTCGACGAGGAGGTGTCGTGATGACCACGCCGAGCACGGCGAAGAGGACCGCGAGGGCCGGTCGCGACGTCACGAGCGAGCTGGAGTTCCTGACCCGAGCGTTGAAGGCGCCCACGCTGCGCGAGTCTGTCGCACGGTTGGCCGTACGGGCCCGGGAGGAGTCGTGGACGCACGAGGAGTTCCTCGCCGCGTGTCTGCAACGTGAGGTGTCGGCGCGGGAGTCCCACGGTGGTGAGGGCCGCATCCGCGCCGCCCGGTTCCCGTCGAGGAAGAGCCTGGAGGACTTCGACTACGACCACGCCCGTGGCCTGAAGCGGGAGACCATCGCGCACCTGGGCACCCTGGACTTCGTCGCGGGCAAGGAGAACGTGGTCCTGCTCGGCCCGCCAGGGACGGGGAAGACCCACCTGGCCACCGGGCTCGCGATCCGGGCCTGTCAGGCCGGACACCGGGTCCAGTTCGCCACCGCCAGCCAGTGGGTCGACCGGCTCGCCGAGGCCCATCACGCCGGCCGGCTGCAAGACGAGCTGCGCCGCCTGGTCCGCTACCCGGTCCTGGTGATCGACGAGGTCGGCTACATCCCTTTCGAACCCGAGGCGGCGAACCT encodes the following:
- the istA gene encoding IS21 family transposase, with the translated sequence MLSVEDWAEIRRLHRAEGVPIKVIARSMGISKNTVRKALRDVGAPRYERPARGSLVDEVEPRIRELLRVTPTMPATVVAERIGWVHSIRTLRTRVSELRPVYLPPDPSSRTIYEAGGLAQFDFWFPDIELPVGFGQRRTAKRLPVMTMVSGYSHWTSAVLIPRRESEDLFPGWWHLIQQLGAVPKLLVWDGEGAIGRWRPKESALTTECQAFRGVLGTKVYVCKPADPEAKGMLERFHDYLERSFLPGREFTGPEDFNTQLAGFVVKANARKMRVLGCAPNDRIAADRAAMMPLPPVPPEVGWRKSMRLPRDHYIRLDSNDYSVHPAVVGRRIEVHADLARVWVTCEGAIVADHARVWAQHQTISDFEHTVAAKLLRQGRGDLLRPVADAVTGEEVEIRSLGVYDQVLGLVDPLSDGLVDEEVS
- a CDS encoding TetR/AcrR family transcriptional regulator — translated: MAGRPRSFDRDAALGAALEQFWRAGYEETSVAMLTSAMGVTPPSLYAAFGDKRRLFEEASAVYFQRTCEAVDRAAALPNAREAIAQVFDDTAHAHTDPATPAGCLLLTEPRLETQREVLRRRLKDRLDQGVRDHDLAATTNTDHLASFLVAVLRGMSGCARDGGSTDDLLGIAETAMAALPAPAHDRLAGSS
- the istB gene encoding IS21-like element helper ATPase IstB, coding for MTTPSTAKRTARAGRDVTSELEFLTRALKAPTLRESVARLAVRAREESWTHEEFLAACLQREVSARESHGGEGRIRAARFPSRKSLEDFDYDHARGLKRETIAHLGTLDFVAGKENVVLLGPPGTGKTHLATGLAIRACQAGHRVQFATASQWVDRLAEAHHAGRLQDELRRLVRYPVLVIDEVGYIPFEPEAANLFFQLVSSRYERASLIVTSNKNFARWGEVFVDDTVAAAMIDRLVHHAEVIALKGDSYRLKNRELGRVPAAVTEENQ